ACCTGATCCTGGCGGGCCTGTTCCTGCTGCGCCACTGGCGCCTGGTGGCCGAGCTGCGCTACGGTTTCCATGTCAAGGTGCGGGATATCGTGCATCATTAGCTTCCCTTCCTCCGTTCGGAGGAAAGGCGCCGCACGGCCGGTCTTCCCCCTGTTCACACGGGTTGGGGGGACCGGCCTTTTTATTTGGCCCCGTAAGGCTTGACAGGGCCGCAGGAGCCCTCTACAAGCAGCTTGCGGCACCATGCCGCCATCTCTTTTTTTGTCGTCTGGGGGAAATGATGTCCAGCTCCGGGAATCTTCGTCACCTGCCGGGATCCTGCCGTCCCGCCCGCCTGCTTGCGCTGGCGGCCCTGCTGTCGTGCTTTGCCCTGTCTCCCGACCTGTGCCCCACGGCCCGTGCCGCGCACGGCTACGGGACCATGATGGCCGATTCGCGCCCCGAGCCTGCCCATGCCCCCATCTCCGTCACGGAGTGCAATCTCCGCCGTGTCTCCCGGCCGGGCAAACCGGACATCACCGTCAGCTATCCCATGCTGGGCCGCAAGGACGTGGACCGCGACGTGGCCGGCTGGGTGGAGCGCATCGCCTCGACCTTCGAAGCCGAGCTGGCGCCGCGGTCCCTCGAGCTGGAGCAGCAGGATCGCCCCCCCTGCGAGCTCATGGGCTCCTATACCCTGACGCGCC
This is a stretch of genomic DNA from Desulfovibrio piger. It encodes these proteins:
- a CDS encoding DUF3298 and DUF4163 domain-containing protein is translated as MMSSSGNLRHLPGSCRPARLLALAALLSCFALSPDLCPTARAAHGYGTMMADSRPEPAHAPISVTECNLRRVSRPGKPDITVSYPMLGRKDVDRDVAGWVERIASTFEAELAPRSLELEQQDRPPCELMGSYTLTRPSANALSIVFEIWTYTGGAHGNLDVIPLTYSLISGQRLGLVDIFENVDKALEIMSDASRKELAIRLGGGREDSMIHDGTVPVAENFSALALVPGGVRVYFQPYQVAPWAAGAQRVFIPLEKLAPAGPLRLLWDE